In Nostoc sp. CENA543, a single genomic region encodes these proteins:
- a CDS encoding DUF1361 domain-containing protein: MPEKLIVNILQVLSINMGWMTWNLFLAFIPVVLSVWLFRHKKGRSWLWWLGFLVFYAFLPNAPYLLTDIIHLIRDIRTIQSVWMIILVLIPVYFVVIFSGFEAYVISLINFGYYLHRIGKSQWILGMELITHALCAVGVYWGRFLRFNSWDFVTQPDALLTKGVEELLGKQPLFIVFITFVILSVLHWLMKRVTLGFVNQRNSRIGIAP, encoded by the coding sequence ATGCCAGAAAAACTAATAGTGAATATCTTGCAGGTTTTAAGTATAAATATGGGGTGGATGACTTGGAATTTATTCCTAGCTTTTATCCCTGTAGTATTAAGTGTTTGGTTATTTCGCCATAAAAAGGGGCGTTCTTGGCTGTGGTGGTTAGGATTCTTAGTTTTCTATGCCTTTTTACCAAATGCGCCTTATTTATTAACTGATATTATTCACTTAATTCGTGACATCCGCACAATTCAATCAGTATGGATGATTATATTGGTACTAATCCCTGTTTATTTTGTAGTCATCTTCTCTGGTTTTGAAGCATATGTTATTTCCTTAATTAACTTCGGTTATTATCTTCACCGCATCGGTAAAAGCCAATGGATTTTAGGGATGGAGTTGATTACTCATGCTCTTTGTGCGGTAGGTGTTTACTGGGGGCGGTTTTTACGTTTCAATAGTTGGGATTTTGTGACTCAACCCGATGCTTTATTAACTAAAGGAGTCGAGGAACTTTTAGGCAAACAACCCTTGTTTATTGTCTTTATAACTTTTGTAATTCTCTCTGTTCTGCACTGGTTAATGAAGCGAGTTACCCTTGGTTTTGTAAATCAACGAAATTCTAGAATCGGAATCGCACCATAG
- a CDS encoding AI-2E family transporter: MRRSASLQSLLFYGLGGPIVALNVWLLSVLFRYFQNPITILSFAAILAFLLNYPVKLFERAKISRTLAVIIVLLVTLTLFVIVGVTLVPLLIDQTIQLLNKIPDWLSASQDNFIQLEAFAKQRRLPIDLRVLTSQINASIQNLVQQLASGAVGLAGTLLSGLLNLILVVVLAFYMLLYGDRVWYGLINLLPSKFRIPFTKALQLNFQNFFLSQLLLGLFMTVVLTPIFLILKVPFALLFAILIGISELIPFIGAALGIGTVVILVLLQNWWLAVQVAIATIFMQQIKDNLLAPKLLGNFIGLNPIWIFVSILMGYEIAGLLGTLVAVPIAGTIKGTFDVLKSGNSGDFMSTFTIHQDTEN, from the coding sequence ATACGCCGTTCGGCATCCCTTCAAAGTTTACTATTCTACGGTCTGGGTGGCCCAATTGTCGCTCTGAACGTTTGGCTGTTATCTGTACTCTTTCGTTATTTCCAAAACCCTATTACTATTTTGAGTTTTGCGGCGATTTTAGCTTTTTTACTGAATTATCCAGTGAAACTTTTTGAAAGGGCTAAAATTTCTCGAACTTTAGCTGTAATCATTGTTCTGCTAGTTACATTAACTCTATTTGTGATTGTGGGGGTGACTTTAGTACCCTTGCTAATTGATCAAACTATTCAATTATTAAATAAAATTCCTGATTGGTTAAGTGCTAGTCAAGATAATTTCATACAGTTAGAGGCGTTTGCTAAACAGCGACGTTTACCTATTGATTTAAGAGTGTTGACTAGTCAAATCAACGCCAGTATTCAAAATTTAGTTCAGCAGTTAGCTTCAGGTGCGGTGGGTTTAGCAGGAACGTTGCTTTCAGGATTGCTGAATTTGATTTTGGTGGTGGTGTTGGCATTTTATATGCTATTGTATGGCGATCGCGTCTGGTATGGTCTGATCAATCTTTTACCATCTAAATTCAGAATTCCCTTCACTAAGGCTTTGCAACTGAATTTTCAAAACTTTTTCCTCAGTCAGTTGTTGTTAGGACTATTTATGACAGTAGTTCTAACCCCAATATTTTTGATTCTCAAAGTGCCATTTGCTTTATTATTTGCCATACTCATTGGTATTTCTGAATTAATTCCTTTTATTGGTGCAGCCCTTGGTATTGGAACAGTAGTTATTTTAGTCTTACTCCAAAATTGGTGGTTAGCTGTACAAGTTGCCATAGCCACAATATTTATGCAGCAAATTAAGGATAATTTATTGGCTCCCAAATTACTTGGCAATTTCATCGGACTAAATCCCATTTGGATTTTCGTCTCTATTTTGATGGGTTATGAAATTGCAGGGTTATTAGGAACTCTGGTGGCTGTTCCTATTGCTGGCACAATTAAAGGTACTTTTGACGTACTCAAAAGTGGTAATTCAGGTGATTTCATGTCAACATTTACCATTCATCAAGATACGGAAAATTAA
- the pdxH gene encoding pyridoxamine 5'-phosphate oxidase codes for MDRTIADLRKDYSLEGLSKNEVDPNPFIQFKKWFEQALAAQLPEPNAMTLATTTLDGKPSARMVLLKDFDERGFVLFTNYNSRKGQELTINPQAALVFWWAELERQVRILGCVERVSEAESDYYFETRPAKSRLGAWASEQSQVIPNREFLEQRMQELQSKYENQEIPRPPHWGGFRVIPSEIEFWQGRSSRLHDRLLYTLTENGNWQIERLSP; via the coding sequence ATGGACAGAACAATAGCTGATCTTCGGAAAGATTATTCTTTAGAAGGTTTGAGTAAGAACGAAGTTGACCCCAATCCTTTTATACAATTTAAAAAGTGGTTTGAGCAGGCACTAGCTGCCCAACTTCCCGAACCTAATGCTATGACTCTGGCCACAACTACACTAGATGGTAAACCATCGGCGAGAATGGTGTTGTTAAAAGATTTTGATGAAAGGGGTTTTGTCCTCTTCACCAACTATAACAGTCGTAAAGGACAAGAATTAACAATCAATCCCCAAGCGGCTTTAGTTTTTTGGTGGGCAGAATTAGAACGTCAAGTCAGAATTTTAGGGTGTGTTGAGCGAGTTTCTGAAGCGGAATCAGATTATTATTTTGAGACTCGTCCCGCTAAAAGCCGTTTGGGTGCATGGGCTTCAGAACAAAGTCAAGTCATCCCCAACCGAGAATTTTTAGAACAGAGAATGCAGGAATTGCAGTCTAAATACGAAAATCAAGAGATTCCCCGTCCCCCCCATTGGGGAGGATTTCGGGTGATCCCCAGCGAAATTGAATTTTGGCAAGGACGCTCTAGTCGTTTACACGATCGCTTGCTTTATACTCTTACAGAGAATGGCAATTGGCAAATTGAGCGTTTATCTCCATGA